From one Sulfurimonas sp. HSL-3221 genomic stretch:
- a CDS encoding UDP-N-acetylglucosamine 4,6-dehydratase family protein: MSGLLRPTSGKRILFFLLLDMLLSLATLYGAYALRFNFDIPLRFFSSFDTVYFYLVGFKIVAFFLFRIYFIVWRFVGFAEAKNIVKAHVAAYAVFTGFYLLFPALFDPFPRSVIIIDFFLSLFAIGVLRVAKRLMTEQERSSHQQPVLLLGVNPKTASIIKSAQEGDIPYYPSAVVVLSAENRSAVGTYISNIRVYGEETLESLINERGIAAAIVTSNLAQDELQALYERLSDAGVNEVKRVRLLGGQYDKLEDLSIEDLLARHPKDLDKEVIAGFVKGKRVFITGAGGSIGSEIARQCHRFGASALALIDHSEFNLYTVGEAIPTAALEMFSVTDDWMLQEKMAAFGADIVIHAAAYKHVPLCEANKAAAVRNNVLGTKNVIDASIAAGVEKVVIVSTDKAVRPTNVMGATKRVTELYAGNVESGGTEIVAVRFGNVLGSSGSVIPKFKRQIEAGGPVTVTDPEMTRYFMLIPEACQLVLQAAAIAKGGELFILDMGEPVKIIDLARQMIRLYGREDEIRIELCGLRPGEKLYEELLIDETEEKTRYSSIFIAGKTDYPIKALEEDIAALLAASDKVAALKKIVPEFDHKP; this comes from the coding sequence GTGAGCGGGCTGCTGCGACCGACGTCCGGCAAGCGGATCCTTTTTTTTCTGCTGCTGGATATGCTGCTTTCTCTCGCAACGCTGTACGGCGCCTACGCCCTGCGTTTCAACTTTGACATTCCGCTGCGCTTCTTTTCATCCTTTGACACGGTTTATTTCTATCTGGTCGGCTTCAAGATCGTTGCGTTTTTCCTTTTTCGGATCTACTTTATCGTCTGGCGTTTCGTCGGCTTCGCGGAGGCGAAGAACATTGTCAAGGCCCATGTGGCGGCCTATGCGGTTTTCACGGGCTTTTACCTGCTTTTCCCGGCACTCTTCGACCCCTTCCCCCGCAGTGTCATTATCATCGACTTTTTTCTCTCCCTCTTCGCTATCGGCGTCCTGCGCGTCGCCAAACGGCTGATGACGGAGCAGGAGCGTTCCTCCCACCAGCAACCGGTGCTGCTGCTCGGCGTCAACCCCAAAACGGCTTCGATCATCAAAAGTGCGCAGGAGGGGGATATCCCGTACTACCCTTCCGCGGTCGTTGTGCTGTCCGCGGAGAACCGCAGTGCCGTCGGGACCTATATCAGCAATATCCGCGTTTACGGCGAGGAGACACTTGAATCCCTGATAAACGAGCGCGGGATCGCCGCGGCGATTGTCACCAGCAACCTGGCGCAGGATGAGCTTCAGGCGCTCTACGAGCGTCTGAGCGATGCCGGGGTAAATGAAGTCAAACGGGTGCGGCTGCTGGGAGGACAGTATGACAAACTCGAAGATCTCTCCATCGAAGACCTCCTCGCCCGTCATCCGAAGGATCTGGACAAGGAAGTGATTGCCGGTTTTGTGAAAGGGAAGCGCGTGTTTATCACGGGTGCGGGAGGCAGTATCGGGAGTGAGATCGCCCGTCAGTGCCACCGTTTCGGCGCATCGGCCCTGGCCCTGATCGACCACAGCGAGTTCAATCTCTATACGGTCGGCGAAGCGATCCCCACGGCGGCGCTGGAGATGTTCAGCGTGACCGACGACTGGATGCTGCAGGAGAAGATGGCGGCCTTCGGAGCCGACATTGTCATCCATGCCGCGGCCTACAAGCATGTCCCACTGTGCGAAGCCAACAAGGCTGCGGCGGTGCGCAATAACGTCCTGGGGACGAAAAACGTTATCGATGCCAGCATTGCCGCGGGCGTTGAGAAGGTGGTCATTGTTTCGACGGACAAGGCCGTGCGCCCGACCAATGTCATGGGGGCGACCAAAAGGGTAACGGAGCTCTATGCGGGGAACGTCGAGAGCGGCGGTACGGAGATCGTCGCCGTGCGTTTCGGCAACGTGCTGGGGTCCAGCGGCAGCGTTATCCCGAAGTTCAAGCGGCAGATTGAAGCGGGCGGGCCTGTGACGGTAACCGACCCGGAGATGACGCGCTACTTCATGCTGATCCCCGAGGCGTGTCAGCTGGTGCTGCAGGCGGCTGCCATCGCCAAAGGGGGCGAGCTGTTTATCCTTGACATGGGCGAACCGGTGAAGATCATCGATCTGGCCCGGCAGATGATCCGGCTTTACGGCAGGGAGGATGAGATCCGGATCGAACTGTGCGGCCTGCGCCCGGGCGAAAAACTCTAC
- a CDS encoding DegT/DnrJ/EryC1/StrS family aminotransferase, with amino-acid sequence MARLFLSPPHMTGNEQRYIAEVFESNYIAPLGPMVTRFEQAICDYTQAPFALGTSSGTAALHLALRVSGIGEGDIVLASSFTFIGSVAAILYQQATPLFIDAEAKSWNLSPELLETAIAQAPKMPKALIVTHLYGQCAEMRRIMAICRQHGIVVIEDAAESLGATLDGVHTGTWGDFGVYSFNGNKILSTSGGGMLVAKSGEAIAKAMFYATQAKEPTPWYEHKELGYNYRMSNVLAAIGVAQMEVLSERVTQRRRIFGWYKEALGEIDEITFMPELPDAQGNRWLTTLTLSHTDPERVRTALEARDIESRPLWKPMHLQPLFSGAAAVKDGTSEQLFSRGLCLPSGTQMTQEDVVRVSDIIRKVVV; translated from the coding sequence GTGGCACGTCTTTTCCTCTCACCTCCCCACATGACCGGCAACGAGCAGCGCTACATCGCCGAAGTGTTCGAGAGTAACTACATTGCGCCGCTCGGGCCGATGGTGACACGGTTCGAGCAGGCAATCTGCGACTATACGCAGGCGCCGTTCGCGCTAGGCACTTCCAGCGGGACGGCGGCGCTGCACCTGGCGCTGCGGGTGAGCGGTATCGGGGAGGGCGATATCGTTTTGGCGTCGTCGTTCACCTTCATCGGTTCCGTTGCTGCCATTCTTTACCAGCAGGCGACACCGCTTTTCATCGATGCGGAGGCAAAGAGCTGGAACCTCTCCCCCGAGCTGCTCGAGACGGCGATTGCACAGGCACCGAAGATGCCGAAGGCCCTGATCGTGACCCACCTTTACGGCCAGTGCGCGGAGATGCGGCGGATCATGGCGATCTGCCGGCAGCACGGTATCGTCGTGATCGAGGACGCCGCCGAGAGTCTCGGGGCGACTCTGGACGGCGTCCATACGGGAACCTGGGGCGACTTCGGCGTCTACTCGTTTAACGGGAACAAGATCCTCTCCACCTCCGGCGGGGGGATGCTCGTCGCTAAAAGTGGAGAGGCGATTGCAAAGGCGATGTTCTATGCGACGCAGGCGAAAGAGCCGACCCCTTGGTACGAGCACAAAGAGCTGGGGTACAACTACCGTATGAGCAATGTACTGGCCGCTATCGGGGTGGCGCAGATGGAGGTGCTTTCCGAGCGTGTCACACAGCGTCGCCGGATCTTCGGCTGGTACAAAGAAGCGTTGGGGGAGATTGACGAGATCACCTTTATGCCGGAGCTGCCGGATGCCCAGGGAAACCGCTGGTTGACGACGCTGACCCTGAGCCATACCGACCCCGAGCGGGTTCGAACGGCGCTGGAAGCCCGGGATATCGAAAGCCGTCCCCTCTGGAAGCCGATGCACCTTCAGCCCCTGTTTTCGGGGGCGGCCGCGGTGAAGGATGGGACAAGTGAACAATTGTTCTCTCGCGGTCTCTGCCTGCCCAGCGGGACGCAGATGACGCAGGAGGATGTTGTCAGGGTCTCCGACATTATCCGGAAGGTTGTGGTGTGA
- a CDS encoding sugar transferase, whose amino-acid sequence MIQGLSRRDAFAKRLFDILLAGTGLLLGWWMILLLIVAAGIDTRRSGLFTQQRIGRHGHPFTVFKIRTMRTVSGVDTTVTTRNDVRITPLGKQLRRFKLDELPQLFNILIGDMSFVGPRPDVAGYADRLEGEDRVILGIRPGITGPATLKYRDEEALLAEQTDPQRYNDMVIWPDKVRINRAYVEQWSLQKDLAYIWMTLKG is encoded by the coding sequence ATGATACAGGGACTTTCCCGCCGGGACGCCTTTGCCAAACGCCTCTTTGACATCCTGTTGGCGGGGACGGGGTTGCTGCTGGGGTGGTGGATGATCCTGCTGCTGATCGTGGCGGCGGGCATCGATACCCGGAGGTCGGGGCTTTTTACGCAGCAGCGCATTGGGCGCCACGGGCACCCTTTCACGGTCTTCAAGATCCGGACGATGCGCACGGTCAGCGGTGTCGATACGACGGTGACGACGCGCAATGACGTCCGGATTACACCGCTGGGGAAGCAGTTACGGCGTTTCAAGCTTGACGAACTGCCCCAACTGTTCAACATCCTTATCGGCGACATGAGTTTTGTAGGCCCTCGTCCCGACGTTGCGGGCTATGCCGACCGGCTCGAGGGGGAGGACAGGGTGATCCTCGGAATCCGTCCCGGGATCACGGGACCGGCAACGCTGAAGTACCGGGACGAGGAGGCCCTCTTGGCCGAACAGACGGATCCGCAACGCTATAATGATATGGTGATTTGGCCCGACAAAGTACGGATCAACCGTGCCTATGTCGAGCAGTGGTCCCTTCAAAAGGATCTGGCATACATCTGGATGACCCTTAAAGGATAG